Proteins encoded in a region of the Streptomyces violaceoruber genome:
- a CDS encoding glycoside hydrolase family 64 protein: MLSPRKLTASLAVAASIGAVAVVVGPAEPASAVPDTIPLTLKNDSGSAEQVYVYVIGTELASGQQGYADESGAFHAWPAGGAPPVPAPDASFAGPANGGSKTVRLPKFSGRVYFSYGKKLDFRLADGGLVQPAVQNADDPNHDTLFNWTEYTLNDSGLWINSTQVDMFSAPYSVGLTAGDGSTKQTGSLKPGGYKAVADGLAQQGGGWEGLVQTRGDGSPLRVLAPGHGVGSGDLPADVLDDYIDRVWSKYATDTLTVTPFKDQPDTKFFGRVNGDRMDFTDGSGAVVTSFEKPDSDSVFGCYNKLDAPNDQVRGPISRTLCAAYNRSTLLTNSEQPDADASGFYRDDVTNHYARLVHAQMRDGQAYAFAFDDVGNHESLVHDGDPKDAAITLESFG, translated from the coding sequence GTGCTTTCCCCACGCAAGCTGACGGCGTCCCTGGCCGTCGCGGCGTCGATCGGCGCCGTGGCCGTCGTAGTCGGGCCGGCCGAACCGGCGTCGGCGGTACCGGACACCATCCCGCTCACCCTGAAGAACGACTCGGGCAGCGCCGAACAGGTCTACGTCTACGTGATCGGCACCGAACTCGCCTCGGGGCAGCAGGGGTACGCCGACGAGAGCGGCGCCTTCCACGCCTGGCCGGCCGGTGGCGCCCCGCCCGTCCCGGCGCCCGACGCCTCGTTCGCCGGCCCCGCAAACGGCGGGTCAAAGACCGTTCGGCTTCCGAAGTTCTCCGGCCGGGTCTACTTCTCGTACGGCAAGAAGCTCGACTTCCGGCTCGCCGACGGCGGCCTCGTGCAGCCCGCCGTCCAGAACGCCGACGACCCCAACCACGACACGCTGTTCAACTGGACCGAGTACACGCTCAACGACTCCGGGCTGTGGATCAACTCCACCCAGGTGGACATGTTCTCGGCCCCCTACTCCGTCGGTCTGACCGCGGGCGACGGTTCCACGAAGCAGACCGGTTCGCTCAAGCCCGGCGGGTACAAGGCGGTCGCCGACGGGCTCGCCCAGCAGGGCGGCGGCTGGGAAGGGCTGGTCCAGACCCGGGGCGACGGCTCGCCGCTGCGGGTCCTGGCGCCCGGACACGGCGTCGGCTCCGGCGACCTGCCCGCCGACGTGCTGGACGACTACATCGACCGTGTCTGGAGCAAGTACGCCACCGACACGCTGACGGTGACGCCGTTCAAGGACCAGCCGGACACGAAGTTCTTCGGCAGGGTGAACGGCGACAGGATGGACTTCACCGACGGCAGCGGCGCGGTGGTGACCTCCTTCGAGAAGCCGGACTCCGATTCGGTCTTCGGCTGCTACAACAAGCTCGACGCCCCCAACGACCAGGTGCGCGGCCCCATTTCGCGGACCCTGTGCGCCGCGTACAACCGCTCCACGCTGCTCACCAACTCCGAGCAGCCCGACGCCGACGCCTCCGGCTTCTACCGGGACGACGTGACCAACCACTACGCCCGTCTCGTGCACGCGCAGATGCGGGACGGCCAGGCGTACGCCTTCGCCTTCGACGACGTCGGCAACCACGAGTCGCTGGTGCACGACGGCGACCCCAAGGACGCGGCGATCACGCTGGAGTCCTTCGGCTGA
- a CDS encoding ATP-binding cassette domain-containing protein, translating into MTNDRPTTGPGLPTGHAPRRPADRQPLLEIDGLSVDFHLAGSVVHAVRDVSLHVRAGETLAVVGESGSGKSATALSVLRLNPSPPCVYASGEIRFDGRDLLRLSEKELGRVRGRDIAMVFQDPMTCLDPLQRVGAQVAEVLRHHTGMSRAEAAKAALAALDEVGIPDPALRYRQYPHELSGGLRQRVMIATALVARPRVLIADEPTTALDVTVQRQILDLLVTLQHKHDMGVVLITHDLAVVAETADRVVVMHRGKVVETGDVLDVFDRPADDYTRRLLAATPRLEAA; encoded by the coding sequence ATGACCAACGACCGACCGACAACCGGCCCCGGCCTGCCCACGGGGCACGCGCCCCGGCGGCCCGCCGACCGGCAACCGCTCCTCGAGATCGACGGCCTCAGCGTCGACTTCCACCTGGCGGGCTCCGTCGTCCACGCCGTCCGGGACGTCTCCCTCCACGTCCGCGCCGGGGAGACCCTCGCCGTGGTGGGGGAGTCCGGCAGCGGCAAGAGCGCCACCGCGCTCTCCGTCCTGCGTCTCAACCCGAGCCCGCCGTGCGTGTACGCGAGCGGCGAGATCCGCTTCGACGGACGCGACCTGCTGCGGCTGTCCGAGAAGGAACTCGGCCGGGTCCGGGGCCGCGACATCGCCATGGTCTTCCAGGACCCGATGACCTGCCTCGACCCGCTCCAGCGCGTCGGCGCCCAGGTGGCCGAGGTCCTCAGGCACCACACCGGGATGTCCCGCGCCGAGGCCGCGAAGGCCGCGCTGGCGGCCCTCGACGAGGTCGGCATCCCCGACCCGGCCCTGCGCTACCGCCAGTACCCGCACGAACTCTCCGGCGGCCTGCGCCAGCGCGTGATGATCGCGACGGCGCTGGTCGCCCGCCCCCGCGTCCTCATCGCCGACGAGCCGACCACCGCCCTGGACGTCACCGTGCAGCGCCAGATCCTCGACCTGCTGGTCACGCTCCAGCACAAGCACGACATGGGCGTCGTGCTCATCACCCACGACCTCGCGGTCGTCGCGGAGACCGCCGACCGGGTCGTGGTCATGCACCGGGGCAAGGTCGTCGAAACCGGCGACGTCCTCGACGTGTTCGACCGCCCGGCCGACGACTACACCCGCCGGCTCCTGGCGGCCACCCCTCGCCTGGAGGCGGCATGA
- a CDS encoding ATP-binding cassette domain-containing protein, whose translation MSTDATDTPAPAPTATPMPTHAGPLLELDGLRKEFGGRHPNVAVDDVSLEVREGETMALVGESGCGKTTLTRLLLGLLEPTAGSVRFDGQDLAALTASQLRGVRRQMQVVLQDPYSSMNPRMRITDIVAEPLVTHDPEARGRRARARNRQRVGELLEAVGLDSGIQDRYPHEFSGGQRQRVSIARALALHPRLLVLDEPTSALDVSVQATVLDLLADLQQRLGLTYVFVSHNLAVVAQVADRVAVMSRGSLVEVGEATAVLRTPRHPYTRQLLDAVPVLDPRRGRRAAARASAPTDGPTDDTTDDTTDAPTDEASR comes from the coding sequence ATGAGCACCGACGCGACCGACACCCCCGCCCCCGCCCCCACGGCCACGCCCATGCCCACGCACGCCGGTCCCCTCCTCGAACTGGACGGCCTGCGCAAGGAGTTCGGCGGGCGGCACCCGAACGTCGCCGTCGACGACGTGTCGCTCGAAGTCCGCGAGGGCGAGACCATGGCCCTGGTCGGCGAGTCCGGCTGCGGCAAGACCACCCTCACCCGGCTGCTCCTCGGACTCCTCGAGCCCACCGCCGGAAGCGTGCGGTTCGACGGACAGGACCTCGCCGCCCTCACCGCCTCCCAACTGCGCGGCGTACGACGGCAGATGCAGGTCGTGCTCCAGGACCCCTACTCCAGCATGAACCCGCGCATGCGCATCACCGACATCGTCGCCGAACCGCTGGTCACCCACGACCCCGAGGCACGCGGACGGCGCGCACGGGCCCGTAACCGGCAGCGGGTCGGGGAACTCCTGGAGGCCGTCGGCCTGGACTCCGGCATCCAGGACCGCTACCCGCACGAGTTCTCCGGCGGCCAGCGCCAGCGCGTCTCGATCGCGCGGGCCCTGGCGCTCCACCCCCGGCTGCTGGTGCTCGACGAGCCGACCAGCGCCCTGGACGTCTCCGTGCAGGCGACCGTCCTCGACCTCCTGGCGGACCTGCAACAGCGGCTGGGCCTCACCTACGTCTTCGTCTCGCACAACCTCGCCGTGGTGGCGCAGGTGGCCGACCGGGTCGCGGTGATGAGCCGGGGGAGCCTGGTCGAGGTCGGCGAGGCGACGGCGGTGCTGCGCACCCCGCGCCACCCCTACACCCGGCAGCTCCTCGACGCCGTACCGGTCCTCGACCCGCGCCGGGGCCGGCGGGCCGCGGCACGCGCGTCCGCCCCGACGGACGGACCGACGGACGACACGACGGACGACACGACGGACGCACCGACGGACGAAGCGAGCCGATGA
- a CDS encoding mandelate racemase/muconate lactonizing enzyme family protein, with amino-acid sequence MKITDVDVWVVNLPLVNPFTSSFETKTGETRTVVRVRTDSGVEGWGETMWGAPVAAIVRRMAPDLIGTSPFALEAFHRKQHMVPFFYGYLGYAAIAAVDVACWDAMGKATGQSVTDLLGGAVRDEVPITALITRADAPGATPADLPKAMAEHAVRVVEEGGFDAVKLKGTTDCAGDVAILRAVREALPGVNLRVDPNAAWSVPDSVRAGIALEELDLEYLEDPCVGIEGMAQVKAKVRIPLCTNMCVVRFEDFAPAMRLNAVDVIHGDVYKWGGIAATKALAAHCETFGLGMNLHSGGELGIATAAHLAVVSSTPVLSRAIDSMYYLHADDIIEPLHLENGRLRVPSGPGLGVSVDEDKLRHYAGVNERDGDLTG; translated from the coding sequence ATGAAGATCACCGACGTCGACGTGTGGGTCGTCAACCTCCCACTCGTCAACCCCTTCACCAGTTCCTTCGAGACCAAGACCGGGGAGACCCGTACCGTCGTGCGGGTGCGCACCGACTCGGGCGTCGAGGGCTGGGGCGAGACGATGTGGGGCGCGCCGGTCGCCGCGATCGTGCGCCGGATGGCGCCGGACCTGATCGGAACCAGCCCGTTCGCGCTGGAGGCCTTCCACCGCAAGCAGCACATGGTGCCCTTCTTCTACGGCTACCTCGGCTACGCGGCGATCGCCGCCGTCGACGTCGCCTGCTGGGACGCGATGGGCAAGGCCACCGGCCAGTCCGTCACCGACCTGCTGGGCGGCGCCGTCCGCGACGAGGTCCCGATCACCGCGCTGATCACCCGCGCCGACGCGCCGGGCGCGACCCCGGCCGACCTGCCGAAGGCCATGGCCGAGCACGCGGTGCGGGTCGTCGAGGAGGGCGGTTTCGACGCCGTCAAGCTCAAGGGCACCACGGACTGCGCCGGCGACGTCGCCATCCTGCGCGCGGTCCGCGAGGCGCTGCCCGGCGTGAACCTGCGGGTGGACCCGAACGCCGCCTGGTCGGTCCCCGACTCGGTGCGGGCCGGCATCGCCCTGGAGGAACTCGACCTGGAGTACCTGGAGGACCCCTGCGTCGGCATCGAGGGCATGGCCCAGGTGAAGGCCAAGGTACGCATTCCGCTGTGCACCAACATGTGCGTCGTCCGCTTCGAGGACTTCGCCCCGGCCATGCGCCTGAACGCGGTCGACGTCATCCACGGTGACGTCTACAAGTGGGGCGGCATCGCCGCGACGAAGGCGCTCGCCGCGCACTGCGAGACCTTCGGCCTGGGCATGAACCTGCACAGCGGCGGCGAACTCGGCATCGCCACGGCCGCGCACCTGGCCGTCGTGTCGAGCACACCCGTCCTGTCGCGGGCCATCGACAGCATGTACTACCTGCACGCGGACGACATCATCGAGCCGCTGCACCTGGAGAACGGCCGGCTGCGGGTGCCCTCGGGACCGGGCCTCGGCGTGAGCGTGGACGAGGACAAGCTCCGCCACTACGCGGGCGTCAACGAGCGGGACGGTGACCTGACCGGATGA
- a CDS encoding ROK family protein: MVHESSPLRLVPEAARQPAAPAAPRRLGAVELVPGRVTAAVLSMGGRVLDRSEVSYDAATATPADIDGALAGVAGVFAAHEVQGIGVAAAGLVDPGTGLILEVNDVPALHGFPVTERLGALTGVGVRVEHRARLQVLGDRWFGAGRGRRTFASVSTGEVLGVGVLYDGEVMAPPGGRSGAHMTVSASGERCTCGNRGCWKTLATTGWLRAGARAAGLGAAMSLAELVGSGDPLAGRVVEEYAHNLALGLVNVQQLFAPGLFILHGEAREGGERFRTVVEERLRDAVAFAGAEQPRVLVGTAAVDDVALLGGAGLVLSHL, translated from the coding sequence ATGGTCCACGAAAGTTCTCCGTTGCGACTGGTCCCCGAGGCCGCGCGGCAACCGGCCGCTCCCGCGGCACCGCGCCGGCTGGGAGCCGTCGAGCTGGTGCCCGGCCGGGTCACGGCGGCCGTGCTGTCCATGGGCGGCCGGGTGCTCGACCGCAGCGAGGTGTCGTACGACGCGGCCACCGCGACCCCCGCGGACATCGACGGGGCGCTGGCCGGGGTGGCCGGTGTCTTCGCCGCCCACGAGGTCCAGGGGATCGGCGTGGCCGCCGCGGGGCTGGTGGACCCCGGCACGGGCCTGATCCTGGAGGTCAACGACGTGCCCGCGCTGCACGGCTTTCCCGTGACGGAGCGGCTGGGCGCCCTCACCGGCGTCGGGGTCCGGGTGGAGCACCGGGCGCGGCTCCAGGTGCTCGGCGACCGCTGGTTCGGCGCGGGCCGGGGGCGGCGCACCTTCGCCTCGGTCTCGACCGGCGAGGTGCTCGGGGTGGGTGTCCTCTACGACGGTGAGGTGATGGCGCCGCCCGGCGGGCGCAGCGGCGCGCACATGACCGTGTCGGCCAGCGGCGAGCGCTGCACGTGCGGGAACCGGGGCTGCTGGAAGACCCTGGCCACGACCGGCTGGCTGCGGGCCGGGGCGCGGGCCGCGGGGCTCGGGGCGGCAATGTCGCTGGCCGAGCTGGTCGGCAGCGGGGACCCGCTCGCCGGGCGGGTGGTGGAGGAGTACGCGCACAACCTCGCCCTGGGGCTGGTGAACGTGCAGCAGCTCTTCGCGCCGGGTCTGTTCATCCTGCACGGTGAGGCCCGTGAGGGCGGTGAGCGCTTCCGCACCGTGGTGGAGGAACGGCTGCGGGACGCGGTCGCCTTCGCGGGGGCCGAGCAGCCGCGGGTGCTGGTCGGCACCGCCGCGGTCGACGACGTGGCGCTGCTCGGCGGGGCGGGTCTGGTGCTGTCGCACCTCTAG
- a CDS encoding FAD-binding and (Fe-S)-binding domain-containing protein produces MPLLEPKPETLRPGTPRVASADRVPDAGATGTPEPLRAGLTALLGPDKVLWKVSDLVKYASDASPYRFVPQTVVLPESIEDVAAVLAYARDHGRQVVFRAAGTSLNGQAQGEDILVDVRRHFTGIEVLDDGARARIRPGTTVVRANATLARYGRILGPDPASAIACTVGGVVANNASGMTAGTTRNSYRTLASLTFVLPGGTVVDTADPHADESLARTEPELCAGLLALKAEIEADRELTARIRAKYEIKNTNGYRLDAFLDGATPVEILRGLMVGSEGTFGFISDVVFDTLPLDRRVSSGLLFFPSLTAAAAAVPLFNEAGALAVELMDGNTLRASVSVRGVPADWAGLPRETAALLVEFRAPDEAGQAAFERAAARVVERLELVAPVASVTNAFTRDAKVISGYWKARKAFVTAVGGSRPAGTTLITEDFAVPPSRLADACEDLLGLQAEHGFDAAVAGHAAHGNLHFLLAFDASKPSDVDRYAAFMDDFCRMTVERFDGSLKAEHATGRNIAPFLELEWGPRATELMWRLKRLIDPEGVLAPRVVLDRDPRAHLRGLKTIPGIEPVADPCIECGFCEPTCPSHDLTTTPRQRIVLRREMLRQPDGSPVEEQLLASYGYDAVDTCAGDSTCAIACPVGIDTGAMMKDFRHRRHSPREERIAALTAKRFKTVEASARLAVGAAEKIGDRLLAAATGLARKAVRPDLVPEWLPQIPGAAARTAPPTSRAGASAVYYPACVNRIFAGPDGDGIPSLQQAVVDVSARAGRPVWIPDDVAGTCCSTIWHSKGYADGNTVMANRVVEAAWAWTDGGRLPLVVDASSCTLGIQHEVVPYLTHANRELHGRLKVIDSVVWAAEELLPRLTIRRTTGSAVLHPTCSMQHLGDVDQLRAVAEAVADEVVVPDDAGCCAFAGDRGMLHKELTASATAKEAAEVTSRAYDAHLSANRMCEIGMDRATGRAYHSVLIELDRATRPDRPDQPDRPDQPDRPTGPRRAAGT; encoded by the coding sequence ATGCCCCTGCTGGAGCCCAAGCCGGAAACCCTCCGTCCCGGCACGCCCCGTGTCGCGTCCGCCGACCGGGTGCCCGACGCCGGGGCCACGGGTACCCCCGAGCCGCTGCGTGCCGGCCTGACCGCTCTGCTGGGCCCCGACAAGGTCCTGTGGAAGGTCTCCGACCTGGTGAAGTACGCCTCCGACGCGAGCCCCTACCGGTTCGTGCCGCAGACCGTCGTACTTCCCGAGAGCATCGAGGACGTGGCCGCGGTGCTGGCGTACGCGCGCGACCACGGCCGCCAGGTCGTCTTCCGCGCCGCCGGCACCAGCCTCAACGGCCAGGCCCAGGGCGAGGACATCCTGGTCGACGTGCGACGGCACTTCACCGGCATCGAGGTCCTGGACGACGGCGCGCGGGCCCGCATCCGGCCCGGCACCACGGTCGTGCGGGCCAACGCGACCCTCGCCCGGTACGGCAGGATCCTCGGGCCCGACCCGGCCAGCGCCATCGCCTGCACCGTCGGCGGGGTGGTCGCCAACAACGCCTCCGGCATGACCGCGGGCACCACCCGCAACTCGTACCGCACCCTCGCCTCACTGACCTTCGTGCTGCCCGGCGGCACCGTCGTCGACACGGCCGACCCGCACGCGGACGAGTCCCTGGCGCGGACCGAGCCGGAGCTGTGCGCGGGGCTGCTGGCGCTCAAGGCGGAGATCGAGGCGGATCGGGAGCTCACCGCCCGCATCCGGGCCAAGTACGAGATCAAGAACACCAACGGCTACCGGCTGGACGCCTTCCTGGACGGCGCCACGCCCGTCGAGATCCTGCGTGGTCTCATGGTCGGCTCCGAGGGCACCTTCGGCTTCATCTCCGACGTCGTCTTCGACACCCTGCCGCTGGACCGCAGGGTCTCCAGCGGCCTGCTCTTCTTCCCCTCGCTGACCGCCGCCGCGGCGGCCGTCCCCCTGTTCAACGAGGCCGGGGCCCTCGCCGTCGAGCTGATGGACGGCAACACGCTGCGCGCCTCGGTGAGCGTGCGGGGCGTACCGGCCGACTGGGCCGGTCTGCCGCGGGAGACGGCGGCGCTGCTGGTGGAGTTCCGGGCGCCCGACGAGGCGGGTCAGGCGGCCTTCGAGCGGGCGGCGGCCCGGGTCGTGGAACGCCTCGAACTGGTCGCGCCGGTCGCCTCGGTGACCAACGCGTTCACCCGCGACGCCAAGGTGATCTCCGGCTACTGGAAGGCCCGCAAGGCCTTCGTCACGGCGGTCGGCGGCTCCCGCCCGGCGGGCACCACCCTGATCACGGAGGACTTCGCGGTGCCGCCGTCCCGGCTGGCCGACGCCTGCGAGGACCTGCTCGGCCTCCAGGCGGAGCACGGCTTCGACGCCGCCGTCGCCGGTCACGCCGCCCACGGCAACCTGCACTTCCTGCTCGCCTTCGACGCGTCGAAGCCTTCCGACGTCGACCGGTACGCCGCGTTCATGGACGACTTCTGCCGGATGACCGTGGAGCGGTTCGACGGGTCGCTGAAGGCGGAGCACGCCACCGGACGCAACATCGCGCCCTTCCTGGAGCTGGAATGGGGGCCCCGGGCCACCGAGTTGATGTGGCGGCTCAAGCGGCTGATCGACCCCGAGGGCGTGCTGGCGCCCCGGGTCGTCCTCGACCGGGACCCGAGGGCCCATCTGCGCGGGCTGAAGACCATCCCCGGCATTGAGCCCGTCGCCGACCCCTGCATCGAGTGCGGCTTCTGCGAACCCACCTGCCCCAGCCACGACCTGACGACCACCCCGCGCCAACGCATCGTGCTGCGCCGGGAGATGCTGCGGCAGCCGGACGGCTCGCCGGTGGAGGAACAGCTCCTCGCCTCCTACGGGTACGACGCCGTCGACACCTGCGCGGGCGACTCCACCTGCGCGATCGCCTGCCCGGTCGGCATCGACACCGGCGCCATGATGAAGGACTTCCGCCACCGCAGGCACTCGCCGCGCGAGGAGCGGATCGCCGCACTCACCGCCAAGCGGTTCAAGACCGTCGAGGCGTCGGCCCGCCTCGCGGTCGGCGCGGCCGAGAAGATCGGCGACCGGCTGCTGGCGGCCGCCACCGGCCTGGCCCGCAAGGCCGTACGCCCCGATCTGGTGCCCGAGTGGCTGCCCCAGATCCCGGGCGCCGCCGCCCGCACCGCGCCGCCCACCTCCCGGGCGGGCGCGAGCGCCGTCTACTACCCGGCCTGCGTGAACCGGATCTTCGCCGGGCCGGACGGCGACGGCATCCCCTCGCTCCAGCAGGCCGTGGTCGACGTCTCGGCCCGCGCCGGCCGGCCGGTGTGGATCCCGGACGACGTGGCGGGCACCTGCTGCTCGACGATCTGGCATTCCAAGGGCTACGCGGACGGCAACACCGTGATGGCCAACCGCGTCGTCGAGGCCGCCTGGGCCTGGACCGACGGCGGACGGCTCCCGCTCGTCGTCGACGCCTCCTCCTGCACGCTCGGCATCCAGCACGAGGTCGTCCCGTACCTCACCCACGCCAACCGGGAACTGCACGGGCGCCTGAAGGTGATCGACTCCGTCGTGTGGGCCGCCGAGGAGCTCCTGCCGCGGCTGACGATCCGCCGTACCACCGGTTCGGCCGTGCTGCACCCGACCTGCTCGATGCAGCACCTGGGCGACGTCGACCAGCTCCGCGCGGTCGCCGAGGCGGTCGCCGACGAGGTCGTCGTCCCGGACGACGCCGGGTGCTGCGCCTTCGCCGGGGACCGGGGCATGCTGCACAAGGAGCTGACGGCGTCGGCGACGGCGAAGGAGGCCGCGGAGGTGACCTCGCGCGCCTACGACGCCCACCTGTCCGCCAACCGCATGTGCGAGATCGGCATGGACCGCGCGACCGGCCGTGCGTACCACTCGGTCCTCATCGAGCTGGACCGGGCGACCCGGCCCGACCGCCCGGACCAGCCGGACCGCCCGGACCAGCCGGACCGGCCGACCGGCCCGAGGCGGGCGGCCGGTACCTAG
- a CDS encoding STAS domain-containing protein yields the protein MEPPIEIDHSAVGDWTIVEIRGEVDVYTVPVIKQYMIERLADGHRRFVVDLRAVAFIDSMGLGVLVGALKRVQSVHGELKLVITDANTKQLFALTGLRHVFPIYDSVYQARRTS from the coding sequence ATGGAACCTCCCATCGAGATCGACCACAGCGCCGTCGGGGACTGGACCATCGTGGAGATCCGCGGAGAGGTGGACGTGTACACCGTGCCCGTGATCAAGCAGTACATGATCGAGCGGCTCGCGGACGGTCACCGTCGGTTCGTCGTCGACCTGCGCGCGGTGGCGTTCATCGACTCCATGGGCCTTGGCGTGCTGGTCGGCGCCCTCAAACGGGTCCAGTCGGTGCACGGCGAGCTGAAGCTCGTCATCACGGACGCCAACACCAAACAGCTCTTCGCCCTGACCGGCCTGCGGCACGTCTTCCCGATCTACGACTCGGTGTACCAGGCACGCCGCACGTCCTAG
- a CDS encoding ABC transporter permease, whose translation MTVMSPAATDVAPDKKPPGGSGSVVLRGLLRNKLAVLALAVLVLLLLAALFAPLIAPYDPNAQNLLLRLRPPAWQDGGSGAHLLGTDQLGRDMLSRVVHGTRVSLLVGAGAALLAGVIGTVVGLASGYFGGWADRTLMRLADVQLAFPSLLLALAVVGFLGSGLWVVIVVLGFTGWVSYARVVRSEVMSLRTRDFVTEARAIGVTDVTIMRRHLLPNVMAPLATIGTLHVAAAIVAEASLSYLGLGVPKETVTWGGMLADGQLYLGTSWWVAVFPGIALMLTSLAINITGDALRDVADPKAYRR comes from the coding sequence ATGACCGTCATGTCACCGGCCGCGACCGACGTGGCCCCGGACAAGAAGCCGCCCGGCGGCTCCGGATCCGTCGTCCTGCGCGGTCTGCTGCGCAACAAGCTCGCCGTACTGGCCCTCGCCGTGCTCGTACTGCTGCTGCTCGCGGCCCTGTTCGCCCCGCTGATCGCCCCCTACGACCCCAACGCGCAGAACCTCCTGCTGCGGCTGCGACCCCCCGCCTGGCAGGACGGCGGCAGCGGCGCCCACCTCCTCGGCACCGACCAGCTCGGCCGCGACATGCTCTCGCGCGTCGTCCACGGAACCCGGGTCTCCCTGCTCGTCGGCGCCGGCGCCGCGCTGCTCGCCGGCGTCATCGGTACGGTCGTGGGCCTCGCCTCCGGATACTTCGGCGGCTGGGCCGACCGCACCCTCATGCGGCTCGCCGACGTCCAGCTCGCCTTCCCCTCGCTCCTGCTGGCCCTCGCCGTCGTCGGCTTCCTCGGCTCCGGCCTGTGGGTCGTGATCGTGGTGCTCGGCTTCACCGGCTGGGTCTCCTACGCACGCGTCGTGCGCTCCGAGGTGATGTCGCTGCGCACCCGCGACTTCGTCACCGAGGCCCGCGCGATCGGCGTCACCGACGTCACCATCATGCGCCGCCACCTGCTGCCCAACGTGATGGCGCCCCTGGCCACCATCGGCACCCTGCACGTCGCCGCCGCCATCGTCGCCGAGGCCTCCCTCAGCTATCTCGGCCTGGGCGTCCCCAAGGAGACGGTCACCTGGGGCGGCATGCTCGCCGACGGCCAGCTCTACCTGGGCACCTCCTGGTGGGTCGCCGTCTTCCCCGGCATCGCGCTGATGCTGACCTCCCTCGCCATCAACATCACCGGCGACGCCCTGCGGGACGTCGCGGACCCGAAGGCCTACCGCCGATGA
- a CDS encoding RidA family protein produces MSESNGKQAVHTDGAPRPAGAYSQGVVAGGFLFTAGFGPQDPVTGAVPKGVGAQTAQVLRNVGAVLAARGLSPRDVVKVTAHLQHLRRDFAAYDAAYREFFEEPHPVRTTVGSDLMDILVEIDVVALLPGPGPDLPG; encoded by the coding sequence ATGAGCGAGTCGAACGGCAAGCAGGCGGTGCACACGGACGGGGCGCCCCGACCCGCGGGTGCCTACTCCCAGGGCGTGGTGGCGGGCGGGTTCCTGTTCACCGCCGGTTTCGGCCCCCAGGACCCGGTCACGGGCGCCGTACCGAAGGGCGTCGGAGCGCAGACCGCCCAGGTGCTGCGCAACGTCGGCGCGGTCCTGGCCGCGCGGGGCCTGTCCCCGAGGGACGTCGTGAAGGTCACGGCGCACCTGCAGCACCTGAGGCGGGACTTCGCCGCGTACGACGCGGCCTACCGCGAGTTCTTCGAGGAACCCCACCCGGTGCGCACCACGGTCGGGTCCGACCTGATGGACATCCTCGTGGAGATCGACGTGGTGGCCCTGCTGCCGGGCCCGGGCCCGGACCTGCCCGGTTGA
- a CDS encoding creatininase family protein: MSQSRLTELTWREVRRAGERGIALLPIGSQEQHAGHLPMGTDTLLVEEVVDRALDLLDREAPGASEGTGAPVPEIVRLPALPFGHSPHHLFAAAVSLSAATLGAVLDDVLDSLVTSGYHRIMVVNGHGGNDEIMRLAVKRFALRARVTVAACSYWTLTAGGDDAGRPDVTPGHAGWFETSLMLAAHPGLVRTPVPARTPVEPPPLFDRPPHPGLTVERHGEWERVDGSTDDASGADADRGGRLLDDRARGLARAIRAFDAASR; the protein is encoded by the coding sequence GTGAGCCAATCGAGACTGACCGAACTGACCTGGCGGGAGGTGCGCCGGGCCGGCGAGCGGGGCATCGCCCTGCTGCCCATCGGCTCGCAGGAGCAGCACGCCGGCCACCTGCCGATGGGCACCGACACCCTCCTGGTCGAGGAGGTGGTGGACCGGGCACTGGACCTCCTGGACCGCGAGGCCCCCGGGGCATCCGAGGGCACCGGGGCCCCCGTGCCGGAGATCGTGAGGCTGCCCGCGCTGCCCTTCGGGCACAGTCCGCACCACCTGTTCGCGGCGGCCGTCTCGCTCTCCGCGGCGACCCTGGGCGCCGTCCTCGACGACGTCCTCGACTCGCTCGTGACCAGCGGCTACCACCGGATCATGGTCGTCAACGGCCACGGCGGCAACGACGAGATCATGCGGCTCGCGGTGAAGCGGTTCGCGCTGCGCGCCCGGGTCACGGTCGCCGCCTGCTCCTACTGGACCCTCACCGCGGGAGGGGACGACGCCGGGCGGCCGGACGTCACCCCGGGCCACGCCGGCTGGTTCGAGACGTCCCTCATGCTCGCCGCCCACCCCGGCCTGGTGCGCACCCCCGTGCCGGCCCGCACCCCCGTCGAACCGCCCCCACTGTTCGACCGCCCGCCCCACCCCGGCCTGACCGTCGAGCGGCACGGCGAGTGGGAGCGGGTCGACGGATCCACCGACGACGCCTCCGGCGCCGACGCCGACCGGGGCGGGCGGCTCCTGGACGACCGGGCGCGGGGACTGGCCCGCGCGATCCGGGCCTTCGACGCGGCGAGCCGGTGA